In Streptomyces nodosus, one DNA window encodes the following:
- a CDS encoding sulfite oxidase-like oxidoreductase, with protein MSQPVEHESGEAARFELPPGQRLQRGWPVTHYGPVPKFRAERWEFRVFGLTADGEKHCWNHEEFTALPYATVVADLHCVTKFSMIGAEWGGIPARTILEIAPPAPSATHVMVWAEYGYSANLRLADFTSERTIFATHRDGELLTAEHGFPLRLVVPHLYAWKGPKWVRGVEYMTADRRGFWEERGYHNIGDPWKQQRYSYQEEPGDGPEL; from the coding sequence ATGAGTCAGCCGGTGGAGCACGAATCAGGAGAAGCGGCACGGTTCGAGCTCCCGCCGGGACAGCGACTGCAGCGGGGCTGGCCGGTCACGCACTACGGTCCGGTGCCCAAGTTCCGGGCCGAGCGTTGGGAGTTCAGGGTCTTCGGCCTCACCGCGGACGGCGAGAAGCACTGCTGGAACCATGAGGAGTTCACGGCCCTGCCCTATGCCACCGTGGTGGCCGATCTGCACTGTGTGACGAAGTTCAGCATGATCGGGGCGGAATGGGGTGGTATTCCCGCCCGTACGATCCTGGAGATCGCCCCGCCCGCGCCCTCCGCCACGCATGTCATGGTCTGGGCCGAGTACGGCTACAGCGCCAATCTGCGCCTCGCCGACTTCACCTCGGAGCGCACGATCTTCGCCACCCACAGGGACGGCGAACTGCTCACCGCGGAGCACGGTTTTCCGCTGCGCCTGGTCGTCCCCCATCTGTACGCCTGGAAGGGCCCCAAGTGGGTCCGCGGCGTCGAGTACATGACCGCCGACCGCCGTGGCTTCTGGGAGGAGCGCGGCTACCACAACATCGGCGACCCGTGGAAGCAGCAGCGCTACTCCTACCAGGAGGAGCCCGGGGACGGCCCCGAGCTCTGA
- a CDS encoding class II 3-deoxy-7-phosphoheptulonate synthase has translation MTVNADSQAVAAKATWRDLPAAQQPEYPDPEALRAVIAELQSYPPLVFAGECDQLRARMGAVARGEAFLLQGGDCAESFDAVGADQIRAKLKTLLQMGAVLTYAASVPVVKVGRIAGQYSKPRSKPMETRDGVTLPVYRGDSVNGFAFTEAERIPDPERLKRMYHASSSTLNLVRAFTTGGYADLRQVHAWNQDFVRSSPSGQRYEQLAREIDNALNFMRACGTDPEEFKTVEFFSSHEALLLDYESALTRVDSRTGRLYDVSGHMVWIGERTRQMDGAHIEFASRISNPIGIKLGPTTTAAEALQYIERLDPERDPGRLTFIVRMGADKIRDRLPELVEKVTASGAVVAWVTDPMHGNTFEAASGHKTRRFDDVLDEVKGFFEVHKALGTHPGGIHVELTGDDVTECVGGGDEIFVDDLHQRYETACDPRLNRSQSLDLAFLVAEMYRDQ, from the coding sequence GTGACCGTGAACGCTGATTCCCAAGCCGTCGCCGCCAAGGCGACCTGGCGAGACCTGCCCGCGGCGCAGCAGCCCGAGTACCCCGACCCCGAGGCTCTGCGCGCAGTGATCGCGGAGCTCCAGTCGTATCCGCCGCTCGTCTTCGCGGGCGAGTGCGACCAGCTGCGCGCCCGGATGGGAGCCGTCGCCAGGGGCGAGGCGTTCCTGCTCCAGGGCGGCGACTGCGCGGAGTCCTTCGACGCCGTCGGCGCGGATCAGATTCGCGCCAAGCTCAAGACCCTGCTCCAGATGGGCGCCGTGCTCACCTACGCGGCCTCGGTGCCCGTGGTGAAGGTCGGTCGTATCGCCGGCCAGTACTCCAAGCCGCGCTCCAAGCCCATGGAGACCCGCGACGGTGTGACCCTGCCGGTCTACCGGGGCGACTCGGTCAACGGCTTCGCGTTCACCGAGGCGGAGCGGATCCCCGACCCCGAGCGGCTGAAGCGGATGTACCACGCGTCCTCCTCCACGCTCAACCTGGTGCGCGCCTTCACCACCGGCGGCTACGCCGACCTGCGCCAGGTGCACGCCTGGAACCAGGACTTCGTGCGGTCCTCGCCGTCCGGGCAGCGCTACGAGCAGCTGGCCCGGGAGATCGACAACGCGCTGAACTTCATGCGTGCCTGCGGGACCGACCCGGAGGAGTTCAAGACCGTCGAGTTCTTCTCCTCGCACGAGGCGCTGCTGCTCGACTACGAGTCGGCGCTGACCCGGGTCGACTCGCGCACCGGCCGGCTGTACGACGTCTCCGGGCACATGGTGTGGATCGGCGAGCGCACCCGTCAGATGGACGGCGCGCACATCGAGTTCGCCTCCCGGATCAGCAACCCGATCGGCATCAAGCTCGGCCCGACCACCACGGCCGCGGAGGCGCTGCAGTACATCGAGCGGCTCGACCCGGAGCGTGATCCCGGCCGGCTGACCTTCATCGTCCGGATGGGCGCCGACAAGATCCGCGACCGGCTCCCCGAGCTGGTCGAGAAGGTCACGGCGTCGGGTGCGGTGGTGGCCTGGGTGACCGACCCGATGCACGGCAACACCTTCGAGGCGGCCTCCGGCCACAAGACCCGCCGCTTCGACGACGTGCTCGACGAGGTCAAGGGCTTCTTCGAGGTCCACAAGGCGCTGGGCACCCACCCGGGCGGTATCCATGTGGAGCTGACCGGCGACGATGTCACCGAGTGCGTGGGCGGCGGCGACGAGATCTTCGTCGACGATCTGCACCAGCGCTATGAGACGGCGTGCGACCCGCGCCTGAACCGCAGCCAGTCCCTGGACCTGGCCTTCCTGGTCGCCGAGATGTACCGGGACCAGTAG
- a CDS encoding deoxyribonuclease IV, protein MRTQQSRGPLGSLGVPRNPIGGHVPVAGGLNSVGLAYAHDLGAETVQVFVANPRGWATPAGDPRQDEAFRAACADGAVPAYVHAPYLINFGSHTEATVEKSVASLRHSLRRGRAIGALGVVVHTGSATGGRERAVALEQVRERMLPLLDELTHDDDPYLLLEPTAGQGASLCSRVPDLGPYFEALDAHPKLGVCLDTCHVFAAGHDLTGPNGMHRTLDLLVDTVGTGRLKLIHANDSQDVVGAHKDRHANIGSGHIGEDPFRALMTHPATEGVPLVIETPGGKEGHTADVERLKKLRDG, encoded by the coding sequence GTGAGAACTCAGCAGTCCCGTGGCCCTCTCGGCTCCCTCGGTGTGCCCCGCAATCCCATCGGCGGGCATGTGCCCGTGGCCGGCGGGCTGAACTCCGTCGGGCTCGCCTACGCACATGACCTCGGCGCCGAGACCGTACAGGTCTTTGTGGCCAATCCGCGCGGCTGGGCGACCCCGGCCGGCGATCCCCGGCAGGACGAGGCGTTCCGCGCGGCGTGCGCCGACGGGGCCGTACCGGCCTATGTGCATGCGCCGTATCTGATCAACTTCGGTTCGCACACCGAGGCGACCGTGGAGAAGTCCGTGGCGTCCCTGCGGCACTCGCTGCGCCGGGGCCGTGCGATCGGGGCGCTGGGCGTCGTCGTGCACACCGGCAGCGCCACCGGCGGGCGGGAGCGGGCCGTCGCGCTGGAGCAGGTGCGCGAGCGGATGCTCCCGCTGCTGGACGAGCTGACGCATGACGACGACCCGTATCTGCTGCTGGAGCCGACGGCGGGGCAGGGCGCCTCCCTGTGCTCGCGCGTCCCGGACCTCGGGCCGTACTTCGAGGCCCTGGACGCGCATCCCAAGCTGGGCGTCTGCCTGGACACCTGCCATGTCTTCGCCGCCGGGCACGACCTGACCGGGCCGAACGGGATGCACCGGACGCTGGATCTGCTGGTGGACACCGTCGGCACGGGACGGCTGAAGCTGATCCATGCCAATGACTCCCAGGACGTGGTGGGCGCCCACAAGGACCGGCACGCCAACATCGGCTCCGGCCACATCGGGGAGGACCCGTTCCGCGCGCTGATGACCCATCCGGCGACCGAGGGCGTTCCGCTGGTCATCGAGACACCCGGTGGCAAGGAGGGGCACACGGCGGATGTGGAACGGCTGAAGAAACTCCGCGACGGCTGA
- the bfr gene encoding bacterioferritin, giving the protein MQGDPEVIEFLNEQLTGELTAINQYFLHAKMQEHRGWYKLAEYTRRESFDEMRHAEVLTDRILLLEGLPNYQRLFHVRVGQSLKEMFESDRQIEVEAIDRLRRGIRIMREKGDITSANIFERILEDEEHHIDYLDTQLELVDKLGEALYIAQFIEQPDDSDSA; this is encoded by the coding sequence ATGCAGGGCGACCCGGAGGTCATCGAATTCCTCAACGAGCAGCTCACCGGCGAGCTGACCGCGATCAACCAGTACTTCCTGCACGCGAAGATGCAGGAGCACCGGGGCTGGTACAAGCTCGCCGAGTACACCCGGCGCGAGTCCTTCGACGAGATGCGGCACGCCGAGGTCCTCACCGACCGCATCCTCCTGCTGGAGGGACTGCCGAACTACCAGCGGCTCTTCCATGTGCGGGTGGGACAGAGCCTCAAGGAGATGTTCGAGTCCGACCGGCAGATCGAGGTGGAGGCGATCGACCGGCTCAGGCGCGGCATCCGGATCATGCGGGAGAAGGGCGACATCACGTCCGCGAACATCTTCGAGCGGATCCTGGAGGACGAGGAGCACCACATCGACTATCTGGACACCCAGCTGGAACTGGTGGACAAGCTCGGCGAGGCGCTCTACATCGCCCAGTTCATCGAGCAGCCGGACGACTCGGACTCGGCCTGA
- a CDS encoding trp operon leader peptide translates to MFAHSTQNQNWWWTAHPAAH, encoded by the coding sequence ATGTTCGCGCACTCGACCCAGAACCAGAACTGGTGGTGGACCGCTCATCCGGCGGCCCACTGA
- a CDS encoding response regulator — protein sequence MTADPIEGRQDPIKVMVVDDHPMWRDAVARDLTESGFAVVATAGDGEQAVRRARAAAPDVLVLDLNLPLKPGVRVCRELVGADPSLRVLVLSASGEHADVLEAVKSGATGYLLKSASTGELVDAVRRTAAGDPVFTPGLAGLVLGEYRRLASEPAPAAGTGEPDAPRLTDRETEVLRLVAKGLSYKQIAERLVISHRTVQNHVQNTLGKLQLHNRVELVRYAIERGLDGE from the coding sequence ATGACGGCGGACCCGATCGAGGGGCGGCAGGACCCGATCAAGGTGATGGTCGTCGACGACCATCCCATGTGGCGGGACGCCGTCGCACGCGATCTGACCGAGTCCGGTTTCGCGGTGGTCGCCACCGCGGGCGACGGCGAGCAGGCGGTGCGCCGCGCCCGGGCCGCCGCACCGGACGTCCTCGTCCTGGACCTGAACCTGCCCCTGAAGCCGGGCGTGCGGGTCTGCAGGGAGCTCGTCGGCGCCGACCCGTCGCTGCGGGTGCTGGTGCTGTCCGCGAGCGGAGAGCACGCGGATGTGCTGGAGGCGGTGAAGTCGGGCGCCACGGGGTATCTGCTGAAGTCGGCCTCCACCGGGGAACTGGTCGACGCGGTGCGCCGCACGGCGGCCGGCGACCCGGTGTTCACCCCCGGTCTCGCGGGCCTGGTCCTCGGCGAGTACCGCCGGCTGGCCTCCGAACCCGCCCCCGCCGCGGGCACCGGCGAGCCGGACGCGCCCCGACTGACCGACCGTGAGACCGAGGTGCTGAGGCTGGTCGCCAAGGGCCTGAGCTACAAGCAGATCGCCGAACGCCTGGTCATCTCGCACCGCACCGTGCAGAACCACGTCCAGAACACCCTGGGCAAGCTCCAGCTGCACAACAGGGTGGAACTGGTGCGGTACGCGATCGAGCGGGGACTCGACGGGGAGTAG
- a CDS encoding 6-phosphofructokinase, whose amino-acid sequence MRVGVLTGGGDCPGLNAVIRGVVRKGVQEYGYDFVGFRDGWRGPLEGDTVQLDIPAVRGILPRGGTILGSSRTNPLKQENGIRRIKENLAKEEVDALIAIGGEDTLGVAARLADEYGVRVVGVPKTIDNDLSATDYTFGFDTAVNIATEAIDRLHTTAESHMRVLVVEVMGRHAGWIALHAGLAGGANVILIPEQRFEVDRVCAWVTSRFKASYAPIVVVAEGAMPRDGDMVLKDGSLDSFGHVRLSGVGEWLAKEIERRTGKEARTTVLGHVQRGGTPSAFDRWLATRFGLHAIEAVRDGDFGKMVALRGTDVVRVPIAEATARLKTVDPALYDEVGVFFG is encoded by the coding sequence ATGCGGGTCGGAGTATTGACCGGAGGCGGTGACTGCCCCGGGCTCAACGCCGTCATCCGGGGCGTCGTACGCAAGGGCGTGCAGGAGTACGGCTATGACTTCGTCGGTTTCCGGGACGGCTGGCGGGGCCCCCTCGAAGGCGACACCGTCCAGCTCGACATCCCCGCCGTCCGTGGCATCCTGCCGCGCGGCGGCACGATCCTCGGCTCCTCGCGCACCAATCCGCTCAAGCAGGAGAACGGCATCCGGCGCATCAAGGAGAATCTCGCCAAGGAGGAGGTCGACGCGCTGATCGCGATCGGCGGCGAGGACACCCTCGGGGTCGCGGCCCGTCTCGCCGACGAGTACGGCGTCCGGGTCGTGGGGGTGCCCAAGACCATCGACAACGACCTCTCCGCCACGGACTACACCTTCGGCTTCGACACCGCCGTCAACATCGCGACCGAGGCGATCGACCGCCTGCACACCACGGCGGAGTCGCACATGCGGGTGCTGGTCGTCGAGGTGATGGGCCGGCACGCGGGCTGGATCGCCCTCCATGCGGGCCTGGCCGGCGGGGCCAATGTCATCCTCATCCCCGAGCAGCGCTTCGAGGTGGACCGGGTCTGCGCATGGGTGACGTCCCGTTTCAAGGCGTCGTACGCGCCGATCGTGGTGGTGGCCGAGGGCGCGATGCCCAGGGACGGCGACATGGTGCTCAAGGACGGGTCGCTCGACTCGTTCGGGCATGTCCGCCTCTCGGGCGTCGGCGAGTGGCTGGCGAAGGAGATCGAGAGGCGGACCGGCAAGGAGGCCCGGACGACGGTCCTCGGCCATGTCCAGCGCGGCGGCACGCCCAGCGCCTTCGACCGCTGGCTCGCCACCCGCTTCGGTCTGCACGCCATCGAGGCGGTCCGCGACGGCGACTTCGGTAAGATGGTCGCCCTGCGCGGCACCGATGTCGTCCGGGTCCCGATCGCGGAGGCCACGGCCAGGCTGAAGACGGTCGACCCCGCGCTCTACGACGAGGTCGGCGTGTTCTTCGGCTGA
- a CDS encoding lysophospholipid acyltransferase family protein has product MKVFIGGSLKLVFRPWVEGLENIPAEGPAILASNHLSFSDSFFLPAVLDRKVTFIAKAEYFTTPGLKGRLTAAFFKGVGQLPVDRSGVRGAGEAAIRSGIEVVERGELFGIYPEGTRSPDGRLYRGKPGGLARVALATGAPVIPVAMIDTEKIQPPGKVVPKLMRPGIRIGKPLDFSRYRDMENDRFVLRAVTDEVIYEIMKLSGQEYVDIYATAAKRQIADAAKAEKAEQQAQKAAGQA; this is encoded by the coding sequence ATGAAGGTATTCATCGGAGGGTCGCTGAAGCTTGTCTTCAGGCCCTGGGTGGAGGGCCTGGAGAACATTCCCGCCGAGGGTCCCGCGATCCTGGCGAGCAATCATCTGTCGTTCTCGGACTCGTTCTTCCTGCCCGCGGTCCTCGACCGCAAGGTGACCTTCATTGCCAAGGCCGAGTACTTCACCACGCCGGGATTGAAGGGCCGGCTGACCGCCGCGTTCTTCAAGGGCGTCGGCCAGCTCCCGGTGGACCGCTCCGGAGTGCGCGGCGCGGGTGAGGCCGCCATCAGGAGCGGCATCGAGGTGGTGGAGCGGGGCGAACTCTTCGGCATCTATCCGGAGGGCACCCGCTCCCCCGACGGCCGCCTCTACCGGGGCAAGCCCGGCGGTCTGGCGCGGGTGGCGCTCGCCACCGGCGCACCCGTGATCCCGGTCGCCATGATCGACACGGAGAAGATCCAGCCGCCGGGGAAGGTCGTGCCCAAGCTGATGCGCCCGGGCATCCGCATCGGCAAGCCGCTCGACTTCAGCCGCTACCGGGACATGGAGAACGACCGCTTCGTCCTGCGCGCGGTGACCGACGAGGTCATCTACGAGATCATGAAGCTCTCCGGCCAGGAGTACGTCGACATCTACGCGACCGCCGCCAAACGGCAGATCGCGGACGCGGCGAAGGCGGAGAAGGCCGAGCAGCAGGCACAGAAGGCAGCCGGACAGGCGTAG
- a CDS encoding alpha/beta hydrolase: MPVLPGAEPYRHDGGETGVLLCHGFTGSPQSLRPWAEYLAERGLTVSLPLLPGHGTRWEDMQLTGWPDWYAEVDRELRVLRERCARVFVAGLSMGGALALRLAARHGDAVSGVIVVNPAAALHGLAARALPVVRHLLPSTKGIASDIARVGSTELGYDRVPLRAADSLRAFLRRVDGELPEVTQPLLLLHSTQDHVVPPSDSARILSRVSSTDVTEILLEQSYHVATLDHDADRIFEESHAFIGRLAPSVGKEGTAVGG, encoded by the coding sequence GTGCCGGTCCTCCCTGGAGCCGAGCCGTACCGCCACGACGGCGGGGAGACCGGTGTCCTCCTCTGCCACGGCTTCACCGGTTCCCCCCAGTCGCTGCGCCCCTGGGCGGAGTATCTCGCCGAGCGCGGACTGACCGTCTCACTGCCGCTGCTGCCCGGGCACGGCACCCGCTGGGAGGACATGCAGCTCACCGGCTGGCCGGACTGGTACGCGGAGGTGGACCGCGAGCTGCGGGTCCTGCGCGAGCGCTGTGCGCGGGTGTTCGTGGCCGGCCTCTCCATGGGCGGCGCCCTGGCCCTGCGGCTCGCCGCCAGACACGGTGACGCGGTGTCCGGTGTGATCGTTGTCAACCCGGCCGCCGCGCTGCACGGCCTCGCGGCCCGTGCCCTCCCGGTGGTCCGCCACCTCCTCCCTTCCACGAAGGGCATCGCCAGCGACATCGCCAGGGTGGGCAGCACGGAGCTGGGATACGACAGGGTGCCGCTGCGCGCGGCGGACTCCCTGCGCGCCTTCCTCCGCAGGGTCGACGGGGAGCTGCCGGAGGTGACCCAGCCGCTGCTGCTTCTGCACAGCACCCAGGACCATGTGGTGCCGCCGTCCGACTCGGCGCGGATCCTCAGCCGGGTCTCCTCCACGGACGTCACGGAGATCCTGCTGGAACAGAGCTACCACGTGGCGACGTTGGACCATGACGCGGACCGGATCTTCGAGGAGAGCCATGCATTCATCGGCCGGCTCGCGCCAAGTGTCGGCAAGGAAGGGACGGCCGTAGGTGGCTGA
- the macS gene encoding MacS family sensor histidine kinase, whose protein sequence is MVRRERVIRMSVEQPLWRALTAYRVLTLLYAIGLFATAYEAFDRPGVAIAYYVVLSVWTLATLPRVANAARCTRPFLAVDLLVALTGILLTPLADSHERILSGGPTLPSIWTAGSVLAFAVKGGWRWAAFASSAVALANLVERGVPTRDTVHNVVLVWVAAIAIGYVVEVARASERTLARALEIEAATRERERLARDIHDGVLQVLAMVQRRGSALGGEAAELGRLAGEQEVALRTLVSGGTPPPARVPEDAALGAVVRAAEEPYAEEGPLDLCVLLAPYAGARVTLSGPGSPVPLAPAVARELAAAVGAALDNVRRHAGDGASAWILVEDEPDGILVTVRDDGPGIPEGRLAQAESEGRLGVAQSIRGRLRDIGGTAELISVPGQGTEVELKIPNEGKGPKAPRPSRGKAERR, encoded by the coding sequence ATGGTCAGGCGCGAGCGAGTCATCAGGATGTCGGTGGAGCAGCCGTTGTGGCGTGCGCTCACCGCGTACCGCGTACTGACGCTGCTGTATGCGATCGGGCTCTTCGCCACCGCCTACGAGGCCTTCGACCGGCCCGGCGTGGCGATCGCGTACTACGTCGTGCTGAGCGTGTGGACCCTGGCCACGCTCCCCAGGGTCGCGAACGCCGCGCGCTGCACCCGGCCGTTCCTGGCGGTCGACCTCCTCGTCGCGCTCACGGGCATTCTGCTCACCCCCCTCGCCGACTCCCACGAGCGGATCCTCTCGGGCGGCCCGACCCTGCCGTCGATCTGGACCGCCGGGTCCGTCCTCGCCTTCGCGGTCAAGGGCGGCTGGCGCTGGGCGGCCTTCGCCTCCTCCGCGGTCGCCCTGGCCAACCTGGTCGAACGCGGCGTACCGACCCGCGACACCGTCCACAACGTGGTGCTGGTCTGGGTCGCCGCCATCGCGATCGGTTATGTCGTCGAGGTCGCCCGCGCCTCCGAACGCACCCTCGCCCGCGCCCTGGAGATCGAGGCCGCCACCCGCGAACGGGAGCGGCTGGCCCGGGACATCCACGACGGTGTGCTCCAGGTGCTCGCCATGGTGCAGCGGCGCGGATCCGCCCTCGGCGGCGAGGCGGCCGAACTGGGCCGGCTGGCCGGGGAGCAGGAGGTCGCCCTGCGCACCCTGGTCTCCGGCGGCACCCCGCCCCCGGCACGGGTCCCGGAGGACGCGGCGCTCGGCGCGGTGGTCCGCGCGGCCGAGGAACCGTACGCCGAGGAGGGGCCCCTCGACCTGTGTGTGCTGCTCGCCCCGTACGCCGGTGCCCGGGTCACCCTCTCCGGGCCCGGCTCCCCGGTGCCGCTCGCCCCGGCCGTGGCGCGCGAACTGGCCGCCGCCGTCGGCGCCGCCCTGGACAATGTGCGCAGGCACGCGGGGGACGGGGCGAGCGCGTGGATCCTGGTCGAGGACGAACCGGACGGGATCCTGGTGACCGTGCGGGACGACGGACCCGGCATCCCGGAGGGGCGGCTCGCCCAGGCCGAGAGCGAGGGCCGGCTGGGGGTGGCCCAGTCGATCCGCGGCCGGCTGCGGGACATCGGCGGCACCGCTGAGCTGATCTCGGTGCCGGGCCAGGGCACGGAAGTGGAACTGAAGATTCCGAACGAGGGGAAGGGCCCGAAGGCCCCGAGGCCCTCACGGGGGAAGGCGGAGAGACGATGA
- a CDS encoding (2Fe-2S)-binding protein, protein MYVCSCFGVTEQQVQQHAENGARTPRQIASACKAGTDCGSCVRRIQALLGRGACPRHTPSGPGEPVLAELVGRQGPQARGLDEAA, encoded by the coding sequence ATGTACGTCTGCAGTTGCTTCGGTGTCACGGAGCAGCAGGTCCAGCAGCATGCGGAGAACGGCGCCCGCACCCCCCGGCAGATCGCGTCGGCCTGCAAGGCGGGCACGGACTGCGGCTCCTGTGTGCGGCGGATCCAGGCGCTGCTCGGCCGTGGGGCGTGCCCCCGCCACACCCCGTCCGGTCCGGGAGAGCCGGTGCTCGCCGAGCTGGTTGGCCGGCAGGGCCCGCAGGCGCGAGGTCTGGACGAGGCCGCCTGA
- a CDS encoding anthranilate synthase family protein: MNLLALLDDPRPFALLRRRTPGRDQDTVEVLIGPVHPCERLADLPDEGLALVPYRQIRERGFDVRDDGTPLLALRPEESYELPLEQALAQLPRHDVRVEDGGFDVTDEEYAGIVGRVLREEIGRGEGANFVIRRTYEGMIPGFGRADALALFRRLLFGERGAYWTFLVHTGTGRTLVGASPEVHVRMSGGRGGREALPAEGGDGRGAGTVVMNPISGTYRYPSGGPTPEDLLAFLADAKETEELSMVVDEELKMMCTVGDMGGVVIGPRLKEMAHLAHTEYELRGRSTLDVREVLRRTMFAATVTGSPVQNACRVIERHESGGRGYYAGALALLGRDAGGAQTLDSPILIRTADIDADGRLRVPVGATLVRGSDPAGEVAETHAKAAGVLAALGVRPARPREERERPVLADDPRVRAALDGRREKLAPFWLRMQERAGDLTGHALVVDGEDTFTAMLAHVLRSTGLEVTVRRYDEPGLREAVTAHEGPVVLGPGPGDPSELKDPRVRLLRELTAELLRGHRHGVLGVCLGHELIAAELGLDIVRKEVPHQGAQSEIDLFGRRETVGFYNSFVARCDDETTTGLAARGVEVCRAGNGEVHALRGPGFAGVQFHPESVLSVGGAAVVRELLGRLTAVGTDPVAEQQSVS; the protein is encoded by the coding sequence ATGAATCTGCTCGCCCTGCTGGACGATCCCCGCCCGTTCGCCCTGCTCCGCCGCCGTACTCCCGGGCGGGACCAGGACACCGTCGAGGTGCTGATCGGCCCGGTCCACCCCTGTGAACGTCTCGCCGACCTCCCCGACGAGGGGCTGGCCCTGGTGCCGTACCGCCAGATCCGTGAGCGTGGTTTCGACGTCCGCGACGACGGCACACCGCTGCTGGCCCTGCGGCCCGAGGAGTCGTACGAGCTTCCCCTCGAGCAGGCCCTGGCGCAGCTGCCACGGCATGACGTCCGGGTCGAGGACGGCGGCTTCGACGTCACCGACGAGGAGTACGCCGGGATCGTCGGCCGGGTGCTGCGCGAGGAGATCGGGCGGGGCGAAGGCGCGAACTTCGTGATCCGGCGCACCTATGAGGGCATGATCCCGGGCTTCGGCCGGGCCGACGCCCTGGCGCTGTTCCGGCGGCTGCTGTTCGGGGAGCGGGGCGCCTACTGGACCTTCCTCGTGCACACCGGAACCGGACGGACCCTGGTGGGGGCCAGCCCCGAGGTGCATGTACGGATGTCCGGCGGTAGGGGCGGGCGCGAGGCGCTCCCGGCCGAGGGCGGTGACGGGCGAGGGGCGGGCACCGTCGTGATGAATCCGATCAGCGGGACGTACCGCTATCCCTCCGGCGGCCCCACCCCCGAGGACCTGCTCGCCTTCCTCGCCGACGCCAAGGAGACCGAGGAGCTCTCGATGGTGGTCGACGAGGAGCTCAAGATGATGTGCACGGTCGGTGACATGGGCGGGGTGGTGATCGGGCCGCGACTGAAGGAGATGGCCCATCTCGCCCACACCGAGTACGAGTTGCGCGGCCGGTCCACGCTGGATGTGCGCGAGGTGCTGAGGCGGACCATGTTCGCGGCGACCGTCACCGGCTCACCGGTGCAGAACGCCTGCCGGGTGATCGAACGGCACGAGTCCGGCGGACGCGGCTACTACGCGGGGGCGCTCGCGCTGCTCGGGCGGGACGCGGGAGGCGCTCAGACCCTCGACTCCCCCATCCTCATCCGCACCGCCGACATCGACGCGGACGGGCGGCTGCGGGTACCGGTCGGCGCCACCCTGGTGCGCGGCTCGGACCCTGCGGGCGAGGTCGCGGAGACCCATGCCAAGGCGGCCGGGGTGCTCGCGGCGCTGGGGGTGCGTCCGGCACGGCCGCGCGAGGAGCGGGAACGGCCGGTTCTCGCGGACGACCCGCGGGTGCGGGCGGCGCTGGACGGGCGGCGGGAGAAACTCGCGCCGTTCTGGCTGCGGATGCAGGAGCGGGCCGGCGACCTCACCGGGCATGCCTTGGTGGTCGACGGCGAGGACACCTTCACCGCGATGCTGGCGCATGTGCTGCGGTCCACGGGTCTGGAGGTGACGGTGCGCCGCTATGACGAGCCGGGGCTTCGGGAGGCGGTGACGGCCCATGAGGGGCCGGTGGTCCTCGGGCCAGGACCGGGCGATCCCTCGGAGCTGAAGGACCCCAGGGTGCGGCTGCTGCGGGAGCTGACGGCCGAGCTCCTCCGGGGCCACCGGCACGGGGTGCTGGGCGTCTGTCTGGGCCATGAGCTGATCGCGGCCGAACTGGGTCTGGACATCGTGCGCAAGGAGGTGCCCCACCAGGGCGCGCAGAGCGAGATCGATCTGTTCGGGCGGCGGGAGACCGTCGGCTTCTACAACAGCTTCGTGGCGCGCTGCGACGACGAAACGACGACCGGACTGGCCGCCCGGGGCGTCGAGGTCTGCCGCGCCGGCAACGGGGAGGTGCACGCGCTGCGCGGACCGGGGTTCGCGGGCGTCCAGTTCCACCCGGAGTCGGTGCTGTCGGTGGGCGGCGCCGCAGTCGTACGGGAACTGCTCGGCCGGCTCACCGCGGTGGGCACCGACCCGGTCGCGGAGCAGCAGTCGGTCTCCTAG